The Bacillus paramycoides genome contains a region encoding:
- the yqbG gene encoding protein YqbG: MPLITAQELIDYTVLPEVKKRPVPLLEQDILEADTEIYNLSKIDFSDKTKYPEVPAEVKLACKKLAQYYASINSDTNAMKGIKSESIGGGDYSYTKDSASVTKPSVLYLLKKFMNHKGKNKVTFKMRTI, encoded by the coding sequence ATGCCACTTATTACTGCTCAAGAATTAATAGATTACACTGTATTGCCTGAAGTCAAGAAACGTCCTGTTCCTCTATTGGAGCAGGACATACTTGAGGCAGATACAGAGATTTATAATCTCTCTAAAATAGATTTTAGTGATAAGACGAAATATCCTGAGGTTCCAGCAGAAGTAAAGTTAGCGTGTAAGAAGTTAGCGCAGTATTATGCTTCAATAAACAGTGATACAAACGCCATGAAGGGGATTAAGTCTGAAAGCATCGGTGGCGGTGATTACTCCTATACAAAGGATAGCGCGAGTGTAACGAAACCTTCTGTTTTGTATCTCCTGAAGAAATTCATGAATCATAAAGGGAAAAATAAAGTCACATTCAAAATGAGGACGATTTAA
- a CDS encoding DUF3599 family protein has protein sequence MSLQGMFVHECDIYHLQKETKPGKYGQPGEEVYSYKDTPDIAGQSCYFAENVAVARPTAIQSAPNQLNEQHTRVLFMPSTDIKHNDKIIKKNTNVVYYIRNPFPVVHPLTGEVSHIKATAERKSEPWLAK, from the coding sequence ATGTCTCTTCAAGGTATGTTTGTTCACGAATGTGATATTTACCATTTGCAGAAGGAAACAAAGCCTGGGAAGTACGGGCAACCAGGAGAAGAGGTTTATTCATACAAAGATACTCCTGATATAGCAGGGCAAAGCTGCTACTTTGCAGAGAATGTGGCAGTTGCTAGACCTACTGCAATACAGTCTGCGCCGAACCAGTTAAATGAACAGCATACACGAGTGTTATTTATGCCTAGTACAGATATAAAACATAATGACAAGATAATCAAGAAGAATACTAATGTCGTTTACTATATACGCAATCCCTTTCCAGTAGTACATCCACTTACTGGTGAGGTTTCACATATAAAAGCCACTGCGGAGAGGAAGAGTGAACCATGGCTAGCCAAATAA
- a CDS encoding HK97 gp10 family phage protein — protein MASQITTRGFREFSAKLNRMASGLDRNAALWLEASGFQFLEEVQNQIISLAVVDTRRLLNSFDKGGDGNVWRSSDGGLVLEIGTNVDYAKLQNDGWQQVRRFVPGRWEGHNFEYDPHAPTGMMLTAKFIEGRPYWDNAVAIYERMFQRSFDRQFKQWVQNGAR, from the coding sequence ATGGCTAGCCAAATAACAACTAGGGGATTCCGTGAGTTCAGTGCAAAGTTGAATCGTATGGCAAGCGGATTAGATCGGAACGCTGCTTTATGGCTTGAAGCTAGCGGGTTTCAATTTCTAGAAGAGGTTCAAAATCAAATCATTTCATTAGCAGTTGTTGATACAAGACGACTGCTAAATTCGTTTGATAAAGGCGGAGACGGAAACGTATGGCGCTCCTCTGATGGCGGTTTAGTTTTAGAAATAGGGACGAATGTCGATTACGCTAAACTTCAAAATGATGGGTGGCAGCAGGTAAGAAGATTCGTTCCAGGTAGATGGGAAGGACATAATTTTGAATATGATCCACACGCACCAACTGGAATGATGCTAACCGCTAAATTTATTGAAGGTCGCCCCTATTGGGATAATGCAGTTGCTATTTATGAACGGATGTTTCAACGTTCATTTGACCGCCAATTTAAGCAATGGGTACAGAATGGAGCGAGATAA
- a CDS encoding phage major tail protein, TP901-1 family — MAETAGTVKNKMYRGDEFIIAAKIKDQTNQSILVRPFDQTEDSHNIEADEIEAESKDRSYSDYGKRKETRSFSCTLAEGDPYYPAVKAAIRNGEYMEIYEINMRTKEAEAGNYMITSFERSSSNGEFVSYSVEVKLSGSVRTETLTEIPKGAGQ, encoded by the coding sequence ATGGCTGAAACAGCTGGAACAGTTAAGAACAAAATGTATCGTGGTGATGAATTTATTATCGCTGCAAAAATAAAGGATCAGACTAATCAATCCATATTAGTTAGACCATTTGACCAAACGGAAGACTCTCACAATATTGAAGCTGATGAGATTGAAGCGGAATCCAAAGATAGATCATATTCCGATTATGGAAAAAGAAAAGAAACTCGTTCATTCTCTTGTACGTTAGCAGAAGGAGATCCGTATTATCCTGCTGTTAAGGCCGCTATTAGAAACGGTGAGTATATGGAGATTTATGAAATTAATATGAGAACGAAAGAAGCAGAAGCTGGTAACTATATGATTACTTCTTTTGAACGTTCTTCATCTAACGGTGAATTTGTTTCTTATTCAGTGGAAGTGAAATTATCCGGATCTGTAAGAACGGAAACACTCACAGAAATCCCTAAAGGTGCAGGGCAGTAA
- a CDS encoding tail assembly chaperone yields MRFEIDKKEYELKLTFGNIYELNKKYEGGSNEVVMACMQGDLELFVDAIYFGLMHTKEGFTRDKVMENIEKQFEEGKISQEFIEELLNEVVAESTFYQKTTKKLRKQMKKQYLAKNPEAAENPEMMEMVEEMFGKVEE; encoded by the coding sequence ATGCGTTTTGAAATCGATAAAAAGGAATACGAATTAAAACTTACTTTTGGAAACATCTATGAATTAAATAAAAAATATGAGGGTGGTTCAAACGAAGTTGTAATGGCTTGCATGCAAGGAGATTTAGAATTGTTCGTTGATGCTATCTACTTTGGATTAATGCATACAAAAGAAGGGTTTACACGCGATAAAGTCATGGAGAACATCGAAAAACAATTTGAAGAGGGGAAAATCTCTCAAGAATTCATTGAAGAACTTTTAAATGAGGTGGTAGCAGAAAGTACTTTTTACCAAAAGACAACAAAAAAGTTGAGAAAACAAATGAAGAAGCAGTATCTAGCCAAGAATCCAGAAGCAGCGGAGAACCCAGAGATGATGGAAATGGTAGAGGAAATGTTCGGGAAGGTCGAAGAATAA
- a CDS encoding phage tail protein: MATQEELVVQFRAETDQMRREIQQMRREMNDFVTSTSRSSREYRRSIENMGNANSEYSRRLRQMKYEQREAMKPHIEELKRTKLAYLDAAMSMATYSGSAQDLIAQVNRIGKAEKAANDEIMKLDRMKQASILQTIGMLNNMSTTSSKLQGNLQRMGNPLYNVSRGALAATNAMERLANRSSAAQLALEFLGPTANMKQLNDQIRIINQSVMGMGQAFLVVGAGAFMFYGKLHKANMEMNPKYAKAYKDMMESLTEALQPMRDAFAALMIPIYNFVNTMAKMVIAFNEAHPTLAKFIQGTMMLVPALTLLLLPLGAGMGLLKGYRAAFAALWMIIKPAVMVLAMASPVAWALAAAITGLALGFTYAYKNIEPFRNAVNNVITVFKAFWQVLQGNSDGAASMLTSLGMSPENTRAIISFGETVRGVIETIKQVFSGFAVFMQGIFALFAGDEENGTALLKSLGMNQATVTTVVNTVSSIKQAISEFLSEIWSFMTAIGTQIAQFWLENGSQIKQAFSDCWSVASEIIKSVMPIIVAVFQFAWPIIKEIVIGTLEAIRDFIQGILKVILGIVKVFSSLFTGDWAGVWDGVKEIWFGALEAIWGYLQLWGAGRVLKWLGKFGNDIGRLFGKFWGDIKKIWNDALADLYVFFGSKLETITRLAQSWGGMFKNFFVGIWDAIIGGIQNKMNNVVSAIGWVLGQAVNTVQRFVGYFFTIGQQIISGMINGIYSYANKLIDQVFNIGRSIKDTITGFFRIHSPSRVMRDIGVYVGQGLNQGMDSMINPLVRTALDMASAVKDGFSSLTDSIQMGDILPGDVVAPVIPSISGSYKAPSYVSGVNSSSDFGQQAMINSQSANIASQNDNRLVAAAVKNLGDKLDNLQVVMEGETVGRIVRPHVNEGNAVENTVRRYF; the protein is encoded by the coding sequence TTGGCCACACAAGAAGAATTAGTTGTTCAGTTTAGGGCTGAAACTGATCAAATGCGTCGTGAGATTCAACAGATGCGTCGTGAAATGAACGATTTTGTCACATCAACTAGTCGAAGCTCCAGAGAATATCGACGTAGCATTGAAAATATGGGGAATGCTAATAGTGAATATAGTCGTCGATTAAGGCAGATGAAATACGAACAACGAGAAGCTATGAAGCCTCATATTGAAGAACTAAAACGAACTAAACTCGCTTATTTAGATGCTGCTATGAGCATGGCAACATACTCTGGTAGCGCCCAGGATTTAATTGCTCAAGTTAACAGAATTGGTAAAGCAGAAAAAGCCGCGAATGATGAAATTATGAAACTAGACAGAATGAAACAAGCTAGTATTTTGCAAACCATCGGTATGTTGAATAATATGTCTACAACATCAAGTAAACTACAAGGTAACTTACAACGTATGGGTAATCCATTATACAACGTTTCTAGAGGTGCTTTAGCAGCAACGAATGCAATGGAACGATTGGCGAATAGAAGTAGTGCTGCTCAGTTAGCTTTAGAATTTCTTGGACCTACTGCGAATATGAAGCAGTTAAATGATCAAATTCGTATTATTAACCAATCCGTTATGGGAATGGGACAAGCGTTTTTAGTCGTTGGTGCTGGAGCATTTATGTTTTATGGCAAATTGCATAAAGCTAATATGGAAATGAACCCTAAATACGCAAAGGCATATAAAGACATGATGGAGTCACTTACTGAAGCATTACAACCAATGAGGGATGCATTTGCCGCTTTAATGATACCTATTTATAATTTTGTTAACACAATGGCAAAAATGGTCATCGCATTTAATGAAGCGCATCCTACTTTAGCAAAATTCATCCAAGGGACAATGATGTTAGTTCCAGCCTTAACACTCCTATTGCTGCCATTAGGTGCAGGAATGGGATTATTAAAAGGGTATAGAGCGGCGTTTGCTGCTTTATGGATGATTATTAAACCGGCAGTAATGGTGTTAGCCATGGCGAGTCCTGTAGCATGGGCGCTAGCAGCCGCGATAACAGGTTTAGCTTTAGGGTTTACTTATGCTTATAAAAATATAGAACCATTTAGGAACGCAGTAAATAACGTAATAACCGTTTTTAAAGCGTTTTGGCAGGTTTTACAAGGGAATAGTGATGGTGCAGCTAGTATGCTCACTTCACTAGGAATGTCACCAGAGAATACTAGAGCGATCATATCATTTGGTGAAACAGTTCGAGGGGTAATTGAAACAATTAAACAAGTTTTTTCAGGCTTTGCAGTATTCATGCAAGGCATTTTTGCGTTGTTCGCAGGTGATGAAGAAAACGGAACAGCATTATTAAAGTCGCTAGGGATGAATCAGGCAACAGTTACAACAGTTGTTAATACTGTATCGTCTATCAAGCAAGCGATAAGTGAATTTTTAAGTGAAATCTGGTCCTTCATGACCGCAATTGGAACCCAAATAGCCCAGTTTTGGCTAGAAAACGGCAGCCAGATAAAACAAGCCTTTTCCGATTGTTGGTCCGTAGCGAGTGAGATAATAAAATCGGTAATGCCAATTATAGTCGCAGTTTTCCAATTTGCGTGGCCGATTATAAAGGAAATCGTGATTGGAACGCTAGAAGCGATACGTGATTTTATACAAGGAATTCTAAAAGTTATACTCGGAATCGTGAAAGTTTTTTCTTCTCTTTTTACTGGCGATTGGGCTGGAGTTTGGGATGGGGTTAAGGAAATCTGGTTCGGAGCACTAGAAGCAATTTGGGGTTACCTGCAATTATGGGGTGCTGGGAGAGTCCTAAAGTGGCTTGGTAAATTCGGAAATGACATAGGTCGGTTATTCGGGAAATTTTGGGGAGATATAAAGAAAATTTGGAATGACGCCCTTGCAGATTTATATGTATTCTTCGGTTCAAAATTAGAAACAATAACCCGTCTAGCGCAAAGTTGGGGCGGTATGTTCAAAAACTTCTTTGTTGGAATTTGGGACGCTATTATAGGCGGAATACAAAACAAAATGAACAATGTAGTTTCAGCTATTGGATGGGTACTAGGGCAAGCAGTAAATACAGTCCAACGTTTTGTAGGCTATTTTTTCACAATTGGTCAGCAAATAATATCTGGAATGATTAATGGTATTTATAGTTACGCCAATAAACTGATAGATCAGGTGTTTAATATTGGTCGTTCTATAAAAGATACTATTACTGGATTTTTCCGTATTCACTCTCCTTCACGTGTGATGAGGGATATAGGGGTGTACGTAGGTCAAGGTTTAAATCAGGGAATGGATAGTATGATAAATCCTCTTGTGCGTACTGCATTAGACATGGCATCGGCTGTTAAAGATGGGTTTTCAAGTTTGACAGATTCAATTCAGATGGGTGATATTCTCCCGGGTGATGTAGTGGCTCCTGTAATTCCTTCTATTTCAGGGAGTTATAAAGCACCATCATATGTATCAGGCGTTAATTCATCATCAGATTTCGGGCAACAAGCAATGATTAACTCTCAATCAGCTAATATTGCAAGTCAAAATGATAATAGGTTAGTAGCAGCCGCAGTTAAAAATCTAGGTGACAAATTAGATAATCTACAAGTTGTTATGGAAGGCGAAACAGTAGGACGTATTGTACGACCTCATGTAAATGAAGGGAATGCAGTCGAAAACACAGTAAGGAGGTATTTCTAA
- a CDS encoding phage tail domain-containing protein, protein MDVQITRINGQTMKLSDINVQVQDFQVGSIEMRPTYIDVEGANGRISTGSTYGVRTITVPFYFKAQDLLDVAITRDKLFEMILSTEPFYIRELRRLEYQNGDNLIVSGKRYKVNISSTFDIDQQFKYGFGELEFETADLPFAESIGKSSDIQRDGVNPGSGLWGAGMGIISDPASRIYKHKAVAGQRFQIFNLGNIPVHPFEQELKITISDVAGSTAGFMLKNHTNLSTATITSALYVTDTIIYSGPNIGRNGLSFLRNTKKDFIELVPGWNTLEVFNCTSATIEFDFRFYYK, encoded by the coding sequence ATGGACGTACAAATAACAAGAATAAATGGACAAACTATGAAACTATCTGACATAAACGTCCAGGTGCAAGACTTCCAGGTGGGATCGATTGAAATGCGTCCTACTTATATAGATGTAGAGGGAGCGAACGGAAGAATTAGCACAGGATCTACTTATGGGGTACGGACTATAACCGTACCTTTTTATTTTAAAGCGCAGGATTTATTAGATGTAGCGATAACGAGAGATAAACTATTTGAAATGATACTAAGCACAGAACCTTTCTATATTCGCGAATTACGACGATTAGAGTATCAAAATGGAGATAATCTAATTGTTAGTGGCAAGCGGTATAAAGTAAATATCTCCTCTACATTCGATATAGATCAGCAATTCAAATATGGATTTGGTGAATTGGAATTTGAAACAGCAGACTTACCGTTTGCTGAATCAATTGGTAAATCATCAGATATTCAACGTGATGGAGTTAATCCAGGAAGTGGATTATGGGGAGCTGGTATGGGGATTATCAGTGATCCTGCATCAAGGATATATAAACACAAAGCTGTAGCAGGTCAACGATTTCAAATTTTCAATCTTGGTAACATTCCAGTTCATCCTTTTGAACAAGAATTAAAAATAACAATTAGTGATGTAGCTGGTAGTACAGCAGGATTTATGCTTAAGAATCATACTAATCTTAGCACTGCAACAATAACGTCAGCTTTATATGTTACAGACACCATTATTTACTCAGGTCCCAATATAGGTAGGAACGGGTTATCTTTTTTAAGGAATACAAAGAAGGATTTCATTGAGCTTGTACCAGGGTGGAATACCTTAGAAGTGTTTAATTGCACCTCAGCAACAATAGAATTCGATTTTAGATTTTACTACAAGTGA
- a CDS encoding phage tail protein — MYVRDLENIEYITQTTYLIEEELNGNCVFSAKIPPNKVNLTFLNRLSEMWTLVDDNETEYKVVYLKKQGEGQTLTAEIKAVPKFYDDFDSGRVYEEYNQSFTANACFATIFSGSGYVYQLNGSYNSLQWEGFGGGSTRLEMFKDALNRYGVEFKVLGKVVTIEPQIGSDLNVMYRHRLNASNIVQEVDASGFWTYAKGYGDFTEEDGWQGAKLIRE, encoded by the coding sequence ATGTATGTACGTGATTTAGAAAATATAGAGTATATCACACAAACAACCTATCTAATTGAAGAAGAGTTAAATGGAAATTGTGTATTTTCTGCAAAGATACCTCCCAATAAAGTGAATTTAACATTTCTTAATAGACTCTCAGAAATGTGGACTTTAGTCGATGATAATGAAACGGAATACAAAGTTGTTTATCTGAAGAAACAGGGAGAAGGACAAACATTAACCGCTGAGATTAAAGCAGTACCGAAATTTTATGATGACTTCGACAGTGGCCGTGTGTATGAAGAATATAATCAATCCTTTACTGCGAATGCTTGCTTTGCAACTATTTTTAGTGGAAGCGGTTATGTTTATCAATTAAACGGAAGTTATAATTCGTTACAATGGGAAGGATTTGGTGGTGGGTCTACCCGACTTGAAATGTTTAAAGATGCATTGAATCGTTATGGGGTAGAATTTAAGGTGCTTGGCAAGGTTGTTACCATTGAACCTCAGATTGGATCTGACTTAAACGTCATGTACCGCCATAGATTGAATGCTTCTAATATAGTTCAAGAAGTTGATGCATCAGGATTTTGGACATACGCTAAAGGTTATGGTGATTTCACAGAAGAGGACGGATGGCAAGGTGCTAAATTAATTCGTGAGTAA